A genomic segment from Streptomyces sp. NBC_01233 encodes:
- a CDS encoding TetR family transcriptional regulator, which produces MSQPAKTSPRAATASDTPESPAGTKAAAQRLKMRRELAAAAMELFATKGYEATTVDEIAATAGVARRTFFRHFRSKEEAIFPDHDDTLTRAEAVLEVAPAHEHPLDTVCRGIKEVMKMYAASPAVSVERYRLTREVPALREREIASVARYERLFTRYLLAHFDEHDHHDGNDDPLLAEVAASAVVTAHNHVLRRWLRAGGQGDVEAELDHAFSIVRKTFGSGIGAGRTLGSVPAAPAAVRTEGEVLVAVARTDAPLDEVMRTIEEALRNK; this is translated from the coding sequence ATGTCCCAGCCCGCCAAGACCTCGCCCCGCGCCGCCACGGCCTCCGACACCCCGGAGAGCCCGGCCGGCACCAAGGCGGCCGCCCAGCGGCTCAAGATGCGCCGCGAGCTCGCCGCCGCGGCCATGGAGCTCTTCGCGACCAAGGGGTACGAGGCGACGACGGTCGACGAGATCGCCGCGACCGCCGGGGTGGCGCGCCGGACCTTCTTCCGGCACTTCCGGTCCAAGGAAGAGGCGATCTTCCCGGACCACGACGACACCCTGACCCGCGCCGAGGCCGTCCTCGAGGTGGCCCCGGCGCACGAGCACCCGCTCGACACGGTGTGCCGCGGGATCAAGGAAGTCATGAAGATGTACGCCGCCTCCCCCGCGGTGTCGGTGGAGCGCTACCGGCTGACCCGCGAGGTGCCGGCGCTGCGGGAGCGGGAGATCGCCTCCGTGGCCCGGTACGAGCGGCTGTTCACCCGCTACCTGCTGGCCCACTTCGACGAGCACGACCACCACGACGGCAACGACGACCCGCTGCTGGCCGAGGTGGCCGCCTCGGCGGTGGTCACCGCCCACAACCACGTGCTGCGGCGCTGGCTGCGGGCCGGCGGCCAGGGGGACGTGGAGGCGGAGCTGGACCACGCCTTCTCGATCGTCCGGAAGACCTTCGGTTCGGGGATCGGCGCGGGCCGCACCCTGGGCTCCGTGCCGGCCGCCCCCGCGGCGGTCCGCACGGAGGGCGAGGTGCTGGTCGCGGTGGCCCGCACGGACGCTCCGCTGGACGAGGTCATGCGGACCATCGAAGAGGCACTGCGCAACAAGTAG
- the ccrA gene encoding crotonyl-CoA carboxylase/reductase: MKDILDAIQSQSATAADFAALPLPDSYRAITVHKDETEMFAGLTTREKDPRKSIHLDNVPVPELGPGEALVAVMASSVNYNSVWTSIFEPVSTFSFLERYGRLSELTKRHDLPYHIIGSDLAGVVLRTGPGVNAWKPGDEVVAHCLSVELESSDGHNDTMLDPEQRIWGFETNFGGLAEIALVKSNQLMPKPDHLSWEEAASPGLVNSTAYRQLVSRNGAGMKQGDNVLIWGASGGLGSYATQFALAGGANPICVVSSPEKAAICRAMGAEAVIDRNAEGYKFWKDEHTQDPKEWKRFGKRIRELTGGEDVDIVFEHPGRETFGASVYVTRKGGTIVTCASTSGYTHEYDNRYLWMSLKRIVGSHFANYREAWEANRLVAKGKIHPTLSKVYSLEETGQAAYDVHRNLHQGKVGVLALAPEEGLGVRDHEMRAQHLDAINRFRNV, from the coding sequence GTGAAGGACATCCTGGACGCGATTCAGTCGCAGTCCGCCACCGCCGCAGACTTCGCAGCCCTGCCGCTGCCCGACTCCTACCGTGCGATCACCGTGCACAAGGACGAGACGGAGATGTTCGCGGGGCTGACGACGCGCGAGAAGGACCCGCGCAAGTCCATTCACCTGGACAACGTCCCGGTGCCGGAGCTGGGCCCGGGCGAGGCCCTCGTCGCCGTCATGGCCTCGTCGGTCAACTACAACTCCGTGTGGACCTCGATCTTCGAGCCGGTCTCCACCTTCAGCTTCCTGGAGCGCTACGGGCGCCTGTCGGAGCTGACCAAGCGCCACGACCTCCCGTACCACATCATCGGCTCCGACCTCGCGGGCGTCGTGCTGCGCACCGGCCCCGGCGTCAACGCCTGGAAGCCGGGCGACGAGGTCGTCGCGCACTGCCTCTCGGTCGAGCTGGAGTCCTCCGACGGCCACAACGACACGATGCTCGACCCCGAGCAGCGCATCTGGGGCTTCGAGACGAACTTCGGCGGCCTGGCGGAGATCGCCCTGGTCAAGTCGAACCAGCTGATGCCGAAGCCCGACCACCTCAGCTGGGAGGAGGCGGCCTCCCCCGGTCTGGTCAACTCCACCGCGTACCGCCAGCTGGTCTCCCGCAACGGCGCCGGCATGAAGCAGGGCGACAACGTCCTGATCTGGGGCGCGAGCGGCGGGCTCGGCTCGTACGCCACCCAGTTCGCCCTCGCCGGCGGCGCCAACCCCATCTGCGTGGTCTCCAGCCCCGAGAAGGCGGCCATCTGCCGCGCGATGGGCGCCGAGGCGGTCATCGACCGCAACGCCGAGGGCTACAAGTTCTGGAAGGACGAGCACACCCAGGACCCGAAGGAGTGGAAGCGCTTCGGCAAGCGCATCCGCGAGCTGACCGGCGGCGAGGACGTGGACATCGTCTTCGAGCACCCGGGCCGCGAGACCTTCGGCGCGAGCGTCTACGTCACCCGCAAGGGCGGCACGATCGTCACCTGCGCCTCGACCTCCGGCTACACCCACGAGTACGACAACCGCTACCTGTGGATGTCCCTCAAGCGGATCGTCGGCTCGCACTTCGCGAACTACCGCGAGGCCTGGGAGGCCAACCGCCTGGTCGCCAAGGGCAAGATCCACCCCACCCTGTCGAAGGTCTACTCCCTCGAGGAGACCGGCCAGGCCGCCTACGACGTCCACCGCAACCTCCACCAGGGCAAGGTCGGCGTCCTCGCGCTGGCCCCCGAGGAGGGCCTCGGCGTCCGCGACCACGAGATGCGCGCCCAGCACCTCGACGCGATCAACCGCTTCCGCAACGTCTGA
- a CDS encoding protein meaA, whose amino-acid sequence MTERQKDRPWLMRTYAGHSTAEASNELYRRNLAKGQTGLSVAFDLPTQTGYDPDHILARGEVGRVGVPVSHLGDMRRLFQDIPLEQMNTSMTINATAMWLLALYQVAAEEQGADVSQLQGTTQNDIVKEYLSRGTHVFPPGPSLRLTTDMIAYTVNHIPKWNPINICSYHLQEAGATPVQEISYAMSTAIAVLDSVRDSGQVPEERFGEVVARISFFVNAGVRFIEEMCKMRAFGRIWDKVTRERYGIENDKQRRFRYGVQVNSLGLTEAQPENNVQRIVLEMLAVTLSKDARARAVQLPAWNEALGLPRPWDQQWSLRIQQVLAHESDLLEYEDIFAGSHVIEAKVDSLVADCLAEIDRIQEMGGAMAAVESGYLKGELVSSHTERRARIEAGEDKIVGVNCFQQTEENPLTSDLDGAIMTVDPAVEALTVERIVRWRAERQESSDRQGNGDPFVFPTTQQALERLKEAAAGTENLMEATLECARAGVTTGEWSSALREVFGEFRAPTGVSSAPVAVTAEPGTPMHEVREKVARTADELGSGRLRLLVGKPGLDGHSNGAEQIAVRARDAGFEVVYQGIRLTPEEISSAALAEDVHCVGLSILSGSHSALVPDVLERLRLAGAGDIPVIVGGIIPNADAVALKAAGVAAVFTPKDFGITEIIGRIVDEIRKANKLDPLHDTAHLASTEVPA is encoded by the coding sequence ATGACAGAGCGCCAGAAGGACCGTCCGTGGCTCATGCGGACGTACGCCGGCCACTCCACGGCCGAGGCGTCCAACGAGCTGTACCGCCGCAACCTCGCCAAGGGCCAGACGGGTCTGTCGGTCGCCTTCGACCTGCCGACCCAGACCGGCTACGACCCCGACCACATCCTCGCCCGCGGCGAGGTGGGCCGGGTCGGGGTCCCGGTCTCCCATCTGGGCGACATGCGGCGGCTGTTCCAGGACATACCCCTGGAGCAGATGAACACCTCGATGACGATCAACGCCACCGCCATGTGGCTGCTGGCGCTCTACCAGGTGGCCGCCGAGGAGCAGGGAGCGGACGTCTCCCAGCTCCAGGGCACCACCCAGAACGACATCGTCAAGGAGTACCTCTCGCGCGGGACGCACGTCTTCCCGCCCGGGCCGTCCCTCCGCCTGACGACGGACATGATCGCGTACACGGTCAACCACATCCCGAAGTGGAACCCGATCAACATCTGCAGCTACCACCTGCAGGAGGCCGGGGCCACCCCGGTCCAGGAGATCTCGTACGCGATGTCCACGGCGATCGCGGTCCTCGACTCGGTGCGCGACTCGGGCCAGGTGCCCGAGGAGCGCTTCGGCGAGGTCGTCGCCCGCATCTCCTTCTTCGTGAACGCGGGCGTCCGCTTCATCGAGGAGATGTGCAAGATGCGCGCCTTCGGCCGCATCTGGGACAAGGTCACCCGTGAGCGCTACGGCATCGAGAACGACAAGCAGCGCCGCTTCCGGTACGGCGTCCAGGTCAACTCGCTCGGTCTGACCGAGGCGCAGCCGGAGAACAACGTCCAGCGCATCGTGCTGGAGATGCTCGCGGTCACCCTCTCCAAGGACGCCCGCGCCCGCGCCGTGCAGCTGCCCGCCTGGAACGAGGCGCTGGGCCTGCCCCGGCCCTGGGACCAGCAGTGGTCGCTGCGCATCCAGCAGGTCCTCGCCCACGAGAGCGACCTGCTGGAGTACGAGGACATCTTCGCCGGTTCCCACGTCATCGAGGCCAAAGTCGACTCCCTGGTCGCCGACTGCCTGGCCGAGATCGACCGGATCCAGGAGATGGGCGGCGCCATGGCCGCCGTCGAGTCCGGGTACCTGAAGGGCGAGCTGGTCTCCTCGCACACCGAGCGGCGGGCGCGGATCGAGGCCGGCGAGGACAAGATCGTCGGTGTCAACTGCTTCCAGCAGACCGAGGAGAACCCGCTCACCTCCGACCTGGACGGCGCCATCATGACGGTCGACCCGGCAGTGGAGGCGCTCACCGTCGAGCGCATCGTCCGCTGGCGGGCGGAGCGTCAGGAGTCCTCGGACCGGCAGGGGAACGGCGATCCCTTCGTCTTCCCCACCACTCAGCAGGCCCTGGAGCGCCTCAAGGAGGCCGCGGCCGGCACCGAGAACCTGATGGAGGCCACCCTGGAGTGCGCCCGGGCCGGTGTCACCACGGGCGAGTGGTCGAGCGCGCTGCGCGAGGTGTTCGGCGAGTTCCGTGCCCCGACCGGGGTCTCCTCGGCCCCGGTCGCGGTCACCGCCGAGCCCGGCACCCCGATGCACGAGGTCCGCGAGAAGGTGGCCCGTACGGCCGACGAGCTCGGCTCGGGCCGGCTGCGCCTGCTGGTCGGCAAGCCGGGTCTGGACGGGCACTCCAACGGCGCCGAGCAGATCGCCGTCCGGGCCCGCGACGCCGGCTTCGAGGTGGTCTACCAGGGCATCAGGCTGACCCCGGAGGAGATCTCCTCCGCGGCGCTGGCCGAGGACGTGCACTGCGTGGGACTGTCCATCCTGTCCGGCTCGCACAGCGCTCTCGTCCCGGACGTCCTGGAGCGGCTCCGTCTGGCGGGGGCGGGCGACATCCCCGTCATCGTCGGCGGCATCATTCCGAACGCGGATGCCGTGGCGCTCAAGGCGGCCGGAGTCGCCGCCGTCTTCACCCCGAAGGACTTCGGCATCACGGAGATCATCGGACGTATCGTCGACGAGATCCGCAAAGCGAACAAGCTCGACCCCCTTCACGACACCGCACACCTTGCAAGCACGGAGGTCCCCGCATGA
- a CDS encoding HpcH/HpaI aldolase/citrate lyase family protein: MTTPVHPVNRLRPRRSCLAVPGSNPRFLEKAQGLPADQVFLDLEDACAPLAKEGARHTIVDALNNGDWTGKTRVVRVNDWTTHWTYRDVITVVEGAGQNLDCIMLPKVQDAQQVVALDLLLTQIEKTMGFEVGKIGIEAQIENAKGLVNVDEIAAASPRLETIIFGPADFMASINMKSLVVGMQPPGYGADAYHYILMRILMAARMHNLQAIDGPFLQIRDVDAYREVAGRAAALGFDGKWVLHPGQVDAANEVFSPSQEDYDHAELILDAYDWCTSEAGGKKGSAMLGDEMIDEASRKMALVIAGKGRAAGMQRTSKFEIPEA, encoded by the coding sequence ATGACCACGCCTGTCCACCCGGTGAACCGTCTCCGCCCGCGTCGCTCCTGCCTCGCGGTCCCGGGTTCGAACCCGCGCTTCCTGGAGAAGGCCCAGGGCCTGCCGGCCGACCAGGTCTTCCTGGACCTGGAGGACGCCTGCGCGCCGCTCGCCAAGGAAGGCGCCCGCCACACGATCGTGGACGCGCTGAACAACGGCGACTGGACGGGCAAGACCCGTGTCGTGCGGGTCAACGACTGGACCACGCACTGGACGTACCGCGACGTCATCACGGTCGTCGAGGGCGCCGGCCAGAACCTCGACTGCATCATGCTGCCGAAGGTCCAGGACGCCCAGCAGGTCGTGGCGCTGGACCTGCTGCTGACGCAGATCGAGAAGACCATGGGCTTCGAGGTCGGCAAGATCGGCATCGAGGCGCAGATCGAGAACGCCAAGGGCCTGGTGAACGTCGACGAGATCGCCGCCGCCTCGCCCCGGCTGGAGACCATCATCTTCGGCCCGGCCGACTTCATGGCCTCCATCAACATGAAGTCCCTGGTCGTGGGCATGCAGCCGCCCGGCTACGGCGCGGACGCCTACCACTACATCCTGATGCGGATCCTGATGGCGGCCCGCATGCACAACCTCCAGGCGATCGACGGCCCCTTCCTCCAGATCCGCGACGTGGACGCCTACCGCGAGGTGGCGGGCCGGGCGGCGGCGCTGGGCTTCGACGGCAAGTGGGTGCTGCACCCGGGCCAGGTCGACGCGGCCAACGAGGTCTTCTCCCCCTCACAGGAGGACTACGACCACGCCGAGCTGATCCTCGACGCGTACGACTGGTGCACCTCGGAGGCCGGTGGCAAGAAGGGCTCCGCGATGCTCGGCGACGAGATGATCGACGAGGCCAGCCGCAAGATGGCCCTGGTCATCGCGGGCAAGGGCCGGGCGGCCGGCATGCAGCGCACCAGCAAGTTCGAGATCCCGGAGGCTTGA
- a CDS encoding MaoC family dehydratase yields MQFGRTYEEFEVGAVYKHWPGKTVTEYDDHLFCLLTMNHHPLHMDSNYAENTTDFGKNVVVGNYIYSLLLGMSVPDVSGKAIANLEIESLRHVAPTFHGDTIYGETTVLDKTPSKSKNDRGIVYVETKGYKQDGTLVCVFRRKVMVPTETYIKERGGEQPGRPQLKTQEK; encoded by the coding sequence ATGCAGTTCGGACGCACGTACGAAGAGTTCGAGGTCGGGGCGGTCTACAAGCACTGGCCCGGGAAGACGGTCACCGAGTACGACGACCACCTCTTCTGTCTGCTGACCATGAACCACCACCCGCTCCACATGGACAGCAATTACGCCGAGAACACCACCGACTTCGGCAAGAACGTGGTCGTGGGCAACTACATCTACTCGCTGCTGCTCGGCATGTCCGTGCCGGACGTCTCCGGGAAGGCCATCGCCAACCTGGAGATCGAGTCCCTGCGGCACGTGGCGCCGACCTTCCACGGCGACACCATCTACGGCGAGACCACGGTCCTCGACAAGACCCCGTCGAAGTCGAAGAACGACCGCGGCATCGTCTACGTCGAGACCAAGGGCTACAAGCAGGACGGCACCCTCGTCTGCGTCTTCCGGCGCAAGGTGATGGTCCCGACCGAGACGTACATCAAGGAGCGCGGCGGCGAGCAGCCCGGCCGCCCCCAGCTGAAGACCCAGGAGAAGTAG
- a CDS encoding acyl-CoA dehydrogenase family protein → MARLAQTAGLTDVQREILKTVREFVDKEIIPVATELEHRDEYPQQIVDGLKELGLFGLMIPEEYGGLGESLLTYALCVEEIARGWMSVSGIINTHFIVAYMLKQHGTQEQKDYFLPRMALGEVRGAFSMSEPALGSDVSAISSKAVKDGDEYVLNGQKMWLTNGGSSTLVAVLVRSDEGHPEGTAPHKSMTTFLVEKEPGFGEVRPGLTIPGKIDKMGYKGVDTTELIMDGLRIPANRVLGGQTGRGFYQMMDGVEVGRVNVAARGCGVAQRAFELGVSYAQQRHTFGKAIAEHQAIQFKLAEMATKVEAAHAMMVNAARKKDSGERNDLEAGMAKYLASEYCKEVVEDAFRIHGGYGFSKEYEIERLYREAPMLLIGEGTAEIQKMIIGRRLLEEYRLQG, encoded by the coding sequence ATGGCCCGACTCGCCCAGACCGCCGGGCTCACGGACGTCCAGCGGGAGATCCTGAAGACCGTCCGGGAGTTCGTCGACAAGGAGATCATCCCGGTCGCAACCGAGCTGGAGCACCGCGACGAGTACCCGCAGCAGATCGTCGACGGCCTCAAGGAGCTCGGCCTCTTCGGGCTGATGATCCCGGAGGAGTACGGCGGCCTGGGTGAGTCGCTTCTCACCTACGCCCTGTGCGTCGAGGAGATCGCGCGGGGCTGGATGTCCGTCTCGGGCATCATCAACACCCACTTCATCGTGGCGTACATGCTCAAGCAGCACGGCACGCAGGAGCAGAAAGACTACTTCCTTCCCCGGATGGCGCTGGGCGAGGTGCGCGGCGCGTTCTCGATGTCCGAGCCGGCGCTGGGCTCCGATGTGTCGGCCATCTCCTCGAAGGCGGTGAAGGACGGCGACGAGTACGTCCTGAACGGCCAGAAGATGTGGCTGACGAACGGCGGCAGCTCCACTCTGGTGGCCGTTCTCGTCCGAAGTGACGAAGGCCACCCCGAGGGCACGGCGCCCCACAAGTCGATGACGACCTTCCTCGTCGAGAAGGAGCCGGGCTTCGGTGAGGTCCGTCCCGGTCTGACCATCCCGGGCAAGATCGACAAGATGGGCTACAAGGGCGTCGACACGACCGAGCTCATCATGGACGGACTGCGCATTCCGGCCAATCGGGTCCTCGGAGGCCAGACGGGCCGAGGGTTTTACCAAATGATGGACGGGGTCGAGGTCGGCCGCGTGAACGTGGCGGCGCGTGGCTGTGGCGTCGCTCAGCGTGCTTTCGAGCTGGGTGTCTCCTATGCCCAGCAACGTCACACTTTCGGCAAGGCGATCGCCGAACACCAGGCCATCCAGTTCAAGCTGGCCGAGATGGCTACCAAGGTCGAAGCCGCCCATGCGATGATGGTCAATGCAGCGCGCAAAAAGGACTCCGGGGAACGAAACGACCTCGAAGCAGGGATGGCGAAGTACCTCGCCTCCGAGTACTGCAAGGAGGTGGTCGAGGACGCCTTCCGCATCCACGGCGGATACGGGTTCTCGAAGGAGTACGAGATCGAGCGTCTCTACCGGGAAGCTCCGATGCTGCTGATCGGTGAAGGTACCGCCGAGATCCAGAAAATGATCATCGGGCGACGCCTGCTCGAGGAGTACCGACTCCAGGGCTGA
- a CDS encoding phosphatidylserine decarboxylase: MPHSQTSAPRDSLLGVRLARGASPWLLPTVATAALSLTRARKSGRWAAAAVPATALAAGMLWFFRDPEREIAQGRVISPADGVVQSIMPWKDGRTRVAIFMSPLNVHVNRAPLAGTVTSVEHIPGGFVPAFNKESENNERVVWHFDTELGDIEMVQIAGAVARRIVPYLPAGTKVEQGERIGLIRFGSRVDIYLPEGVEVAVEVGQATTAGVTRIDRD, encoded by the coding sequence ATGCCCCACAGCCAAACCTCTGCACCTCGCGACAGCCTCCTTGGCGTACGCCTCGCGCGCGGAGCATCGCCGTGGCTTCTGCCGACCGTCGCCACCGCGGCGCTCAGCCTCACCCGGGCCCGCAAGTCCGGACGCTGGGCCGCGGCGGCCGTGCCCGCCACCGCACTCGCCGCGGGCATGCTGTGGTTCTTCCGCGACCCCGAGCGTGAGATCGCTCAGGGCCGTGTCATCTCCCCCGCCGACGGTGTGGTGCAGAGCATCATGCCGTGGAAGGACGGACGGACCCGGGTCGCGATCTTCATGAGCCCGCTGAACGTCCACGTCAACCGCGCGCCCCTCGCGGGCACGGTGACGTCCGTGGAGCACATCCCCGGCGGATTCGTCCCGGCGTTCAACAAGGAGAGCGAGAACAACGAGCGCGTTGTCTGGCACTTCGACACCGAGCTCGGCGACATCGAGATGGTGCAGATCGCCGGCGCCGTCGCCCGTCGCATCGTCCCGTACCTGCCGGCCGGCACCAAGGTGGAGCAGGGCGAACGCATCGGTCTGATCCGCTTCGGCTCCCGCGTCGACATCTACCTCCCCGAGGGCGTCGAGGTCGCGGTCGAGGTCGGTCAGGCCACCACCGCGGGGGTGACACGAATTGACCGTGACTGA
- the pssA gene encoding CDP-diacylglycerol--serine O-phosphatidyltransferase codes for MTVTDPETPAAGWVPEPAEEESAEDDMPLSLRLSIADTLTLGNATCGFMAVYFTTTGILIPHLTGSGESGMARNSAATAVILMLLAAVFDLFDGIVARKLRSSPMGAELDNLSDLISFGLAPAYFVLVYGMVAVDAHQKMSALAAIVVLLAVVLRLARFSCVTMKDGVFQGMPSPFGALTVVSIVLLELPFIPTLLAIIGVAWLMVSRVEYPKPRGVLAVAMLCWIIGAMGLLAAWAFDAPGGQLLLQTGCALQIAMAATIPLFATTRRANTFRHNRREARAATLR; via the coding sequence TTGACCGTGACTGACCCTGAGACTCCGGCCGCCGGCTGGGTGCCCGAACCTGCCGAGGAGGAGTCCGCCGAGGACGACATGCCGCTCTCGCTGCGGCTGTCGATAGCGGACACCCTCACCCTCGGCAACGCGACGTGCGGATTCATGGCGGTGTACTTCACCACCACCGGGATCCTCATCCCGCACCTCACCGGCAGTGGCGAGTCGGGCATGGCCCGTAACAGCGCCGCGACGGCGGTGATACTGATGCTGCTCGCCGCGGTCTTCGACCTCTTCGACGGGATCGTGGCCCGCAAGCTGCGCAGCTCGCCGATGGGTGCCGAGCTGGACAACCTGTCCGACCTGATCAGCTTCGGCCTGGCCCCGGCCTACTTCGTGCTCGTCTACGGCATGGTCGCCGTGGACGCGCACCAGAAGATGTCGGCGCTGGCCGCGATCGTGGTGCTGCTCGCCGTGGTGCTGCGACTCGCGAGATTCAGCTGCGTGACGATGAAGGACGGCGTGTTCCAGGGCATGCCGAGCCCCTTCGGCGCGCTGACGGTCGTCTCGATCGTGCTGCTGGAGCTGCCGTTCATCCCGACCCTGCTGGCGATCATCGGGGTGGCCTGGCTGATGGTGAGCCGGGTCGAGTACCCGAAGCCGCGGGGCGTTCTCGCCGTGGCGATGCTGTGCTGGATCATCGGCGCGATGGGGCTGCTGGCGGCCTGGGCGTTCGACGCCCCGGGCGGTCAGCTCCTGCTCCAGACCGGCTGCGCCCTGCAGATCGCGATGGCGGCGACCATTCCGCTGTTCGCGACGACCCGTCGCGCGAACACGTTCCGCCACAACAGGCGGGAAGCCCGAGCCGCGACGCTGCGCTGA
- a CDS encoding AlkA N-terminal domain-containing protein: MHTDTERCVRAVQSKDARFDGWFFTAVLTTRIYCRPSCPAVPPKVENMTFLPSAAACQQAGFRACKRCRPDTSPGSPEWNARADAVARAMRLIQDGVVDREGVPGLATRLGYSTRQVERQLNAELGAGPLALARAQRAQTARLLVETSELPMGDVAFAAGFSSIRTFNDTVREVFALSPSELRERAVKAGRHKNAPPRIPGTISLRLPFRAPLNPDNLFGHLAATAVPGVEEWRDGAYRRTLRLPHGTGVVALTPQPDHIGCRLALTDLRDLTIAISRCRWMLDLDADPEAVDEQLRSDPLLAPLVDKAPGRRVPRTVDAQEFAVRAVLGQQVSTAAARTHAARLVTAHGERVEDPLGGLTHLFPSPQALAALDPESLALPRSRRTTLTTLVSELADGSLPLGFDSDWEAARAQLSALPGFGPWTTEIIAMRALGDPDAFLPSDLGVRRAAQGLGLPAGPTALTVRAAAWRPWRAYAVQYLWATDAHPINHLPA, from the coding sequence ATGCACACCGATACAGAGCGTTGCGTAAGGGCCGTGCAGTCGAAGGACGCCCGCTTCGACGGCTGGTTCTTCACCGCTGTGCTGACCACCCGGATCTACTGCCGGCCCAGCTGCCCCGCCGTACCGCCGAAGGTCGAGAACATGACCTTCCTGCCCAGCGCCGCCGCCTGCCAGCAGGCCGGGTTCCGGGCGTGCAAGCGGTGCCGGCCCGACACCAGCCCCGGCTCGCCGGAGTGGAACGCACGGGCCGACGCCGTCGCACGCGCGATGCGGCTGATCCAGGACGGGGTCGTCGACCGGGAAGGCGTACCGGGGCTCGCGACGAGGCTCGGGTACTCCACCCGCCAGGTGGAGCGGCAGCTCAACGCCGAGCTCGGGGCCGGTCCGCTCGCCCTGGCGAGGGCCCAGCGCGCGCAGACCGCCCGGCTGCTCGTCGAGACCTCCGAGCTCCCCATGGGCGACGTCGCCTTCGCGGCCGGGTTCTCCTCCATCCGGACCTTCAACGACACGGTCCGCGAGGTCTTCGCCCTGTCCCCGAGCGAGCTGCGGGAGCGGGCCGTGAAGGCCGGCCGCCACAAGAACGCCCCGCCCCGGATCCCGGGGACGATCAGCCTGCGGCTGCCGTTCCGGGCCCCCCTGAACCCCGACAACCTCTTCGGGCACCTCGCCGCGACCGCGGTCCCCGGCGTCGAGGAGTGGCGCGACGGCGCCTACCGGCGCACCCTGCGCCTCCCCCACGGCACCGGCGTGGTCGCCCTGACCCCGCAGCCCGACCACATCGGCTGCCGCCTCGCCCTGACCGACCTGCGCGACCTCACCATCGCCATCAGCCGCTGCCGCTGGATGCTCGACCTGGACGCCGACCCGGAGGCCGTCGACGAGCAGCTGCGCTCCGACCCGCTGCTGGCCCCGCTCGTGGACAAGGCCCCCGGGCGCCGGGTCCCCCGTACGGTCGACGCGCAGGAGTTCGCCGTACGGGCGGTCCTGGGCCAGCAGGTGTCCACCGCCGCGGCGCGTACGCACGCGGCCCGCCTGGTGACCGCGCACGGCGAGCGCGTCGAGGACCCGCTGGGCGGGCTGACGCACCTCTTCCCCTCCCCGCAGGCGCTCGCCGCACTGGACCCGGAGTCCCTGGCCCTGCCGCGCAGCCGCCGCACGACGCTGACCACCCTGGTCTCGGAGCTCGCGGACGGCTCGCTGCCACTCGGCTTCGACAGCGACTGGGAGGCGGCGCGGGCGCAGCTCTCGGCGCTGCCCGGCTTCGGCCCGTGGACCACCGAGATCATCGCGATGCGGGCGCTCGGCGATCCGGACGCGTTCCTGCCGTCCGATCTGGGGGTGCGGCGGGCGGCGCAGGGGCTCGGGCTGCCGGCCGGCCCCACCGCGCTGACCGTCCGCGCGGCCGCCTGGCGGCCGTGGCGCGCGTACGCCGTCCAGTACCTGTGGGCCACCGACGCCCACCCGATCAACCACCTGCCCGCCTGA